TTGAGGCAAACTTCTTGAGCCACCTTTGTTGTGATCGTTAAAGTTCCCTTTTTTAATTGAGTGTGTGATAAGGGGTTTATTGTTATGATTTTTGTGTGTGATTAATTTGTCATGATTATTGTTTGTCATATGGTGTTTTACTTTgtgtaacatctttttttttttaatccatgtgaAGTTTTCTTGTAAACCCTTTAATTTTGATTATATGAATCAAGTAATATAtttgtaatttgtttttgtttttttatttatttccatttagtaTAGTTATATTGTGTAATGAATTTTGATTTCTTTTGATCATAATGTGTTAGGTttagtgtgttttcttttgtacgtACTTTGGTTTTCAGTTGTTAAAGTgtggttgcttttttttttttttttttttgagtatttcttaattaatttcttttgtctttttagtAGCTGTGGGCCCGCCGTGGCGGTGGGACTGGTGTGGTCGGTGGTGGAGTCCCCTCTTTTTGGTTTGCTGTGTCGTCACTACCCTGGTTGATTGTTCACTTCaagtgtggctgtgtgtgtgattgtgtctgCACGTGCGATTGGGGTGACCCCCCCGGGATCCCTCACCATCCTCCCCTTCTCTTCGCTCACTGGTAAGGCCCCAGCcctaattacacatttttttgaattgtttagttttttttttttttctccctgcacACCTTTTTAATAtgtattgaattgtattttaaaaatgtctatttgtattaaaatataattttatctgCTCAATTGGAACCACGGCTCGACCCCctcttttgtatatttgtacCTGTGTGCTCGTTAGGTTATATTTGTTAACTGAGTAGAGAAATTCTCTGGGTGAAATTCCCAGAGTGGCCTTGTCAGGTCGTAAGGTTATgttaaaatgcattcatttacATTTCTGTCTTAGTGACACTCTATTTATCCATACCCACTGTTGCCacattagtaaacattgaaactcgtATATTAGCCTGACTCCCATTCCATAACCAACAAATAGATTTACTTCATGCCTGGCTTGAATGTCCGTACAATCGTATGATACGCTAACCATTGTAAACTGCTCTGTACCAATAGAACAGTGGCAGCGGtaccacagccactggaaataaGCCACTGGCACCAGAAATAGTGAGCCACAGGCACCGGCACCTCTGGCAGCGGTGCCACAGACTACAGCGGCACCTCAGTGGCACCTCAGGCACCGgtgccacaggccacagtgagatctcgtccctactgtgataacgactgtcaggtgtgctggaagagggaaacatctaaaacatgcaggatactggccctcgaggatctgagtttgacacccctgtgtaaTGTAACCAAGGAGTCTTCTTCATACTGTTGGACTCTTTTTATTTACCAATTGCAGCATAATGCCTAGAAAGAAGAGGAGTCGGTGAGAAAAAGAAAGGGAGCTACAGCAGGCAGCCCAGGGGAGCAGCTCTCTGCTCTGATGGATCAAATTATCCACCAGCAgcaaggaggaagaagaagatgaaaggTCAGAGTTAAGACCACAGTCATGTTAACTGTTTAGGGCCTTTTAACTCAGATTTTAAAGTTGAACTGTTCCATCTTAAAAGCtgtccacattttatttttagaaCAAAAAGTGGTTTTGCAATATTAAATCAGGCGTGAAGCTATACAATAGAATACAGTCAGCTAATGAGGATTTTCATTCATCACAAGCACAGGTATTGACTCATAATACTCCTCAAAAGTGCATTATCTGTACCAGATACTTGTTTCAACTTGTTTCTGGCTCATCCCTATTTATAAGCTAATTATATTACTTTGTACCAACCATGTTATTTCTGTGTTACAAGACTTGCAGTGATCTTGGATCtaccttaactctttaagtgtcagacagttaaggggctaataagccttaaaagtgccacagaatttggccgtttttcagtatttcgtgtcgtttttataatatttgaagaatcctgcaggaaaccgctcgataacatccgaccgattgctgattagatccaaaacgcaccggacacagccgattcattattgatcgtaatttgcgtaattaataataataataataataataatctttatttatatagcacttttcatacattaaaaactgtagcacaaagtgctttacatatcagtttaaaaatcagtaccgccccccacccacccactcacccgcgcacacacatatacatgcaaacccacaagctcacacatacttaagaagactgactgagcacgggtagaccagaacaaaaatgtacaagtaaaagtaaacatcaatttaggaggcgctgtctcagggagccatccgcaccaggaggcagccgccgaccccggcaaccaggcaccagcaacacagccccgcatcccaactagtgggagagggccaactgggacccccacacaccagaaaggagcggaccccagtgagagaaggcgccgccacagcccccggagtccacagccgccccccagcatggagggctccctctgatgaaacaccggagaataagaaacattgaAAAGATATaacaatattattcggtcgcgtgacctcaaattcccgtctgcttggtctcaaaagggggacacagaaagaacgtcatcgaaatgtgagaaagaaatgggggtggatggtttgtttgtacacaaatgtggcgtgttctccaaagccgatctgatcggcccgtggcactttacaggttgttttcgtaaagccgatttaatcggcccatggcactgaaagtgttaataggCTATTATTAAAACTTGAAAAAAAGCTAGGTTATTATTAAAACTACTATTATTCAATTCTAGGCAGCTACAATGGGGAAGCAGCTCTGTGCTGTCCTGCAATAGACAATCTACCAGCAGCGTGGAGGATGAGGGAGTTGAACTGATCTATCATTGTAGCTGCCCAACTTGCTAAAAACCTTCAATGTGTTTATTCCAGAGAAATAAAACAGTGACTACCTATCACAAAGTGCTCTTATTTTTCAATGAGCACCTGCCCCCCCCAaaatgtctgtgcacgccactgaACCCAGCATAGACCATATATTAAAAACATCTCTCAGTAGTGCAATATATTTTAACAGTACAAGAAAGTATTTAAaactagaagtactcggagagcacagacctccaccaaggcagatcagtgccccccatcccaccccccatcaccaccaaattttcataacttcttccttgtgccagtatcaacatttccggaaattttcatccaaatccgtccataacttcttgagttttcttgcacacagacagacaaaccagtgccggcaaaaacataacctccttggcggaggtaaatatgcatTGGACTTTTTCTTTATGATTTATTGTGAGGTTTTATTACACTTACGTTATTTATCATTTAACTACATATAACACATCAGTAATAATGTATGCAGTTGTTGAGTAGAACCCATAGCTGAAAAGCAAAAATTCAAAgttaaaataaaactgttaaattttGTTAAAGTTTGATTAGCATAACAAGAAACCCTGTGTATTGTGATCAAATGTCAAATATGCCTGAATACTGATTGATGTATAGATATACTGGACTATAAGATATACTCTAGCGGCTGCAGTATAGCCCCACATACAATGAATGAGAGTTCAAAGAAAAATGAGAAATATGTTTTTTGGTTAAATAATGATTACTGCTAACTTAGTctaaaaaaaatcccttttactCACACTAATATAAATGTATGCTATTTGGATCTGTGAACACCTCCCTACACTAACATTACACTCTGTGGAGTCCCTCTTAACCTGGCAAATTAAACCCAAGACTAAGAATCACAATGGTGAAACAAAGAAGGGATGACTGAACAACCCTTGTAGAAAAAGATGTGGTTGATTGTGGCGTTGTAGTCAGTGATTGTGATGTTGTAGTCTGTGATTGTGACATTGTAGTCAGTGGTTTGGTGGTCATGGGGGTTTTGGTTGTGACTATGACACTGTAGATACAGGTGTCTACATTCCCCACCCGATCCACAACCACCAGCTCCACCGTAGGCGAAGAGCAGGGTGCAGTATAAGACACAGCGATGGTGTTGTTGTCTCCAGGGGACAGGGTGGTATTCAGGGTGCCGTTGCCCTGTCTGAGGCTGATGCGGTCCACACCTGTACCGTTAATCCCATCTGTGACCTGGAGGGTGAGCGCCCACATGGACGAGTTGTGGCCATCAGAGCAGTTGGACTGTAGAGTGAGCAGCTTGCAAACCGGAGGAGTGAAATCAGTCACCTATGAGAGAGGGAAGAGTTcactcccactgacagagaatgTGACGGATACCTGCATcttaagtacagggtgacacaaaaaaacgggaactttttagcaattcaataaaaccaagagtgatggaagaaaaatgttttattcatagtaattgaaaccttaaaccatgccatttaagaaacaatgatggaattttcattttttaaaaattacttcctgtagatggcgtcctcctgtacgaatgcattcttgaaatctgctgttgagattcctcattgaccgctgcaacatctcagctgggatactgtgatacttgagatcacacggttaccgaacaattctcgcacagccgccaatggttactaaaatgggggtatgtttacttgctcaaggtcactgtctcgcagtgctgccacttgctcatgtctgccaatacgcactttaAAAATTACCGTTTttgtacaagtacagggtgaccatagtaaccattggcggctgtgcgagaattgttcggtaactgtgtgatctcaagattcggtaacgttccctggccccctagattgccagatttgtccatttgtgattttttttcttgtggggctatctcaagagtaaagtgtacacgactcgacccagaactctggatgagttaaaacagaattcaggatgaaattcacagtatcccagctgagatgttgcagcgatcaatgaggaatctcaacagcagatttcaagaatgcattcgtacaggaggacgccatctacaggaagttatttttaaaaaatgaaaattccatcattgtttcttaaatggcatggtttaaggtttcaattactgtgaataaaatatttttcttccattactcttggttttattggattgttaaaaagttcccatttttttgtgtcactttgtatttgttttatcttgtttcatTTCTAAGTAGACAGTGTCATAGTTAAAACTGGATGAATAAATCAATTGTGAGAAACAACTTGCTATTCAATGTGCAAGCCCCTAGAGGACCCTCTTCAGACCACTTTTTTAAGTCCTGGtctcatacactggaaaaaatctaaatttttccaaatgtattttcctcatttctagtcaaaatatctcatcacacttaaaataagacataatcacctgaagagtatcttttcagtgagatataagaacttattttttgacaatagatcttgaaaatcttatttcaggaaatcttaccaaggttattttcccttgttccaatggcagattttttttttttggcttaagattgttttttttttctgcttaatttttttattaaggagggagtgtccgattgcttgtcaatttagcgtcactggggaggcattgggcaggaggagaaagttcgagcagaaaaaaagaatgcttgcacactgcgcatgtctcatggcaagaagttagcaaaaaacaacagtttgaagtgtgaggtgagcatactggaggaggaggagctgggagACTGGTTGAAAAGtttgagtgagtgaccacctgtgagtaatgagctaaagaaaaaggagtagtatttggatgcacttttcaaaaagaaaagatgggcatcaaggttatcgttaacgaaaacgaacgaaatgacgaaaactaaaattgaaaaaacattttcgttaactgaaataaataaaaactctaattaaaagaaaaaaacgataactaactgaaactgtattgtgagcttacaaaactaactaaaacgtataaaaattatggatacaattcccttcgttttcgtctctgtcaatgtcggattgatatgaaattaatttatttcacttcagcagtttgagctggtgacaccatacgacactacacagtctgtcatgtgtggtcactggtggtttccagtcgtcttctggtccccactctacctggaacatacagactaaagctgggacacagcagcacagtcctgtctggggtttactggagtgatacatgggtcgggttttttttttttttttttttttttggcgtaccgtgtgtgtgcgcgtgagtgacagacagagctgagctaaaggacagtcagtgttgaactagcatccaggttaaaactggagagtttatcaccatgaaaaggccttccaagccctgaactgcacagtttagaagaggagaaaagaggaggatgaaaactaatccaattacagaggtatggaacctgttataatgttaaaaaacgtttgatgttactagctacagctagctgaactgaactgaagcaaagttggctaataatggaactgcagatgattaagagatgagagatctgctaaggtgtggtttactgatgatgaactgggttatatatgtttataagtggtttatatatgtttctgtctgctttaactgctggttagctggtttataatatgttcctatctgctttaactgctggttagctggtttatatactgtatgtttctatctgctttaactgctggttagctggtttatatatgtttctatctgctttaactgctggctgctttgtgcatctcctctcatgctttgcacatcttcgcattgtttcacgtaagtgacgttgtgtatggattgcaccccacctcaacctgctatagggaatttatacattgtacggtacattgtgtctctgctcagtccatgagccgccctaacccgacccccaaataaagtgtccagggtaacacatatccacgcctcactaatttctttgaataggatgatgaggaagataaaatatatgaaataactaaaactaatactaaaactaaactaaactaaaactaagcattcagaaaaaaacgataactaataaaaactaacaaacctgctctaaaaactaattaaaactaactgaataagagaaaaaaaagtcaaaactaattaaaactaaactataattaaaaatccaaaactattataaccttgatgggcatgcaacttgcaatatttgcaaaaaaatatatatctttcaagtctgggtcaatgAATAATTTGCACTGCCATTTGAAAACtcagtttacacacatttattgtccTTGTTCTGAGGAgaactgcactatagttcaggtatttaagtcactgcagtgattaatcactgttgtgttttgtgcaatttttaccgtatgtttacacacatttattgttcttgttttgaggagaataaaatgttatttcataagaaaatgttttttcttcttcatttttagactacagactagtccgcataatgtaccgtgatgtttttgtcaaattccagcatttgcctaatgtcacctctcatgtcatgtttttagcccacacatttgagctaactattcttttttacagtaagataatatttactgccgcgccaattaaacacctttaaaatgtaatgtcagtcatcacatgtagcctatttagtcattaaaacattggtgtttcaaaataatgcaaaaaacataaaagagccagtcttttgaacggctcttttcagtgaacggctcatgatcgaacgactcccttcaaagagccaaaagtcccatcactaaagtGTTGTTCCTCACAACACATGTATCCATGTTCTGCAGGAGTTTAAGAGACCAGGGGATCCACAGAGACAGCCACTACAGCGCCCAGGATTTTGTGTTTCACCAGCATTTATACCAATAAAGATTTGTATTTTTTGAATGTGGTATTTACCGTTTTAAGGACACTGAGACTCAACACAACATAGTTGGCATCTGAACCATCAGAAGTCTGGGCCTCTATGGTCAGGGTGACTTCTGTACCAGATGTGGTGTTAACAGGAGCTGTGATGTTTACTGTGCCATTAGCACTGTCTCCACTTTCCAAAACTAAAGTGGATGGGAAAGTTGAAGTGAAACCCTGGTCATTAACAGCCTGGATGTTGACGGTTCCTCCTGCCCCGCTGGTTCTGACAGAGAAAGGCACTGAAAACGTAGTTCCTGGTTCTATGATACCATCTGAATCATCCTAAACAGagatcaaaaacagaaaatatgcagTTTTCAATAAGCACAGGATGGACATTATAGGATATTTTTACCTTCTCAGCCctcaaaaattattttaacaatccaataacaTGACCTCCGAGAGTGGTACTCAGTGTGACTAGAGTAAATATGCATGTATACTGTTACAGTAACAGATGTCTGTATCATAGGATGGTAGTTTGGTTTGAATTAGTCATTAGAGTAACActagattattttatttttatgcataAATGACACAGTGGAGGAGGTTGCATGACAATGAGGATTCCATGGAGGAagacaaaactaattaaaacaggcAAGTGCTATTTGAGTCCAGTTAATTTCAAAAGAACCATCTGGGCCAATCAGATGACTTGGTTTTGCTACTGTTCTCTCACACACTCTCCACAGAGCAACGTCACAGCCAAACATGAAAATCATCTCAACTTGGTCTAAGGGTGGTCTATCTCAGCTACAGGACTAGACTGGACAATACTGAATGGGACTTATTCAATCAGGGGTTAgagctagagttagggttaggattagggatAGGGCTATGGCTAGGGTAAAGGTTAGTGCTAGAGTTAGGGCTAAGGCTAGGGGtaaggttaggattagggttagagttggAGTTTgggtagggttagggctaggtctAGGGTTGGGGTTAGTGCTAGGGTTAGAGGTGgtgttaggggtagggttagggttaacctattagtgcatgtctttggatggtgggaggaagccagatagaacccacacaaacatggggagaacatgcaaactccacacagaaggtcCTGTCACTGATATCTTACAGCATAAATTATTTCTTAGTGTTATGGTTTGTGCACCCCTCAATGTAAGCCCAGCATGAGTAGAATGGGGTGGTTTGGTGTGAGTGCTTACAGCAGTAATTGACAGAGAAGATGCTTTGAGGCTGGTGGTTGATTGTCTTTGGAATCTCACTGAAGACAGTCTGGAAGAACTATTCCCAATCTGTCCCTTCACAAGCACAACAAACGCCTGTGATGGGATCCTGTCAAAATGGACTAAGAACGTTTTACCGTCCTGATTTTCCACACTACCGTTAACCTCCCCTGGCCCTGATGATTCGACCAGAACGACGTCTGTCACAATGGCTGAGTTACTCCCGGTTACTGTTACCATCAGAGTACCATTGACGCcttcagaaaaaagaaaaaaaaaaacattcaaagcaGATGTCAGATGCCATGGGActattatataataaaatatgtgTTTATTCACCTGCTCTGGGACGGTTGTCTACAGTGTCAAAACCCCCAAACAGACCTCGTGATGGCTCcacaaatgtaaagaaaaagtCGATGGGACTCTGACCTAAAAAAGAAAGTTTTAGAGATGGAAAATCAACcaatgagggttagggttagactataaaatgtattattttctgaGTTTTCAGTCATGATGGTCTCACCTACGACCTTTAGAGTGTATGCATTTGCTGACACCAATGTCATTTTCCAAAGTCCCACTTGCATTATCAGCCTGACGGTGTGAAAGTTTCCCACAAACTGGGATGAAGTGACTAATGGGCCTGTTGTACCTTCCTGAGACACACCTTTAAAGAAAGCCATGTCAAGAGATGAGTCCCATTATTTAACCTTATTGtaataatcataaataatcaaatattggctatggttacatgatgttttttaaatccgatttatttcatcagaagaaattaatttggaactaaagtattttctgtttacatggaaatgttaaacccgaataaaggtttacattaggtattaatgaggtagttaagtgagcaaaagggtttgtgctgcagtgctcacattgccttgttctcgcagcccttctgttagcttagcttagcatagtcactgcattcccatggtcacacgtagctgTTGTGTTGagggaagttggaaaatctttttgttggaagggatgcatgtgctaaattagcttagctttaccgttttagctttgcattagtttttatttcccaagattttattagtgcagtaagtcacatcgccataatttgagcctcaatttgtgatcatattgaccccactggactaaaggaatcattagggagaactgaatttcacaaaatcactcataaaatactacaaatcacctataaaagcctggctacgtctgaccataggaattaagtgattatgctaaactaggctaagctaagctaacggaagggctgtgagaacaaggcagtcggtgcactgcagtgcaaactgatttgcccacctATCGAACTCATTCGtgtatgacaaatgaattaataaaaaacaagtggtgaactcttccttcagggttttccaggctggtagatcccatcagaatagcccactggaatggtttgggttgagtagactgcattgcatattcttccaccagcgcagaatgtgtgcatcatcaCGACGAGACAAGACAATGAGCATgagcagaatggcaggaataaagtccaaacggaataatgggtttacatgtctgaggaaGAATTTTGGTCGGAATttaaaggggattaaaccagtgactttaatcgggtttaaatttcatccgaacttttctttttcaactggagtAAGGTGTTtgcatgggcatcttaaataggatctaacctttaatcagtttaaaccaggaataaaagttgtcatgtaaacgcacagatTATGGTCAGTATAACCACAATTAAATGTCCAGAGCTCCATTTGACATCTAAGCCACAGAGATGTTTGTCAGAGTAACAGCAGAATCTGAGTTTAGGTACTTGTCATTAACTTCTGAACTATTACTTATATCACATTTTAAAGAGGGTATAACCTGAGGGGCTAGTGAGAGTTAACTTGTCAATTCCCCCAGTGATGTAAATTGTGAGGTTTTTAACAGAGTCGTCCACTGTGAATGTAAAATTGCCCGACTCTCCTCCTGAACTCCTGGCCACCTTCAGAAGTGTCACCTAGAAGATGAAATAAGAGTAGTGACACATGAACATTTATGaattagaaaagaaaaagaaatatagaCAGTAACAGTATTTCAGTAATACCAAAGTGGAGCTGGAAGACTCTACTACAATACTAGTGGCCTCCAGGAGCTGACTCTTGCTAACTTCTATAGCCAGGCCTCCTGAAGCCTCAGCCAGGTCTCTGAACAGCTGGGCGTCCGATGACAGCATGCGACTCAACTGATACTGGCCGTGGTTTGTCGATCTCTCTCCACGTAAGCCAATAATACcagtcaacatgatatttacctGGACAGAAAACAGATGAGCAAGGATTTGATCCATAAGCCATACACCATCAAGGctcaatgtgtaatatttagtgtcaAGTGGTGACATTTCATATTTCAGAAACCATCTGAATACTCCTCACCTCAAGATCCTGATAAAAACATAGAGCCAATGTTTTGTTTGTCCTTTCTTCGGACATTAAGTTGCTTTAAATAGGATGAATTTATGTCTTACgaatcattacctccaccaaggaggttatggtttcattggggtttgtttgtttgttagcaagaaaaatcaaaagttatggacagattttcattcaatttgcaggaaatgttgatactggcacaaggaactaatgattacattttgatggtgaacgggggggggggggggggggggggggaggttgctgagctgccttggcggaggtctgcactctccgagtgctttactggttttctctttgttctttttacacacatttttcaaTGTCCAAAACTTGAGATGCACATTTGGTTATTTTGCTACACTAAATTGTCATTTTTATGTATAAGGGAGAGGATGGAGGGTGTTGTGTACTATTGAGTAGATTTTGGGAAGGAAAGTCTAGATAAGAAAACATTCACCTCAAACAgactttccttcttttctttaagCAGGAGCTTTCATAACTGTGACCATGTTTTGTTTTAGGAAACATAATGTAGGAGGGTTTAACCTGAACAGAACACTTAAGAATCTTAACATCTGTCTtctgtttcatttatttaatagTCCACATTGGATTTGGTCTCAAACATGTATCTGTTCCTCTTATGTTCAGTACTTTGGAATCACTGTGCTGCAGTACTGTGTCCCTGcagccataaaacacatccatttGACAGAAAACACTCAATTGTGGCTGACTTGTTTTTTACTCACACTGACAAGGCAAAGTAAACTGAGTGGTCAGCCAAAAGGCAGCTGTTATAAGATGAGCTCCATGGACCTACTATAGATCAGAATCCCTTCTCCACCTATTGATACCATAGTGATACAGGTCTTAATTCACTTTATTGTAAACCCTGTAAATTGGTTGAGGATGAGGCTTTGGTTTGAAAGCAGAGCTGTTAGTGACAGGAGTGCATCACTCGTGTAGctaactttaaaaacaaaaaaaaaacaacaacaacaaaaaaaacatgtcattaaaAGTGAAATCATCGCTGAAATTCACACAAAAGGAAATTCAGATTTCCACTCATTAAAAAATGCATGAATAAATGGGAATCAGTCATACTGAATGGATGAGTCTGATTAGGCTAAGTTGGCTGTAGCCCTAATAAAGACACACATGTTGCCATGTGAAGTTAGTCTATGTTCTTGTCTTCCATGTTTATAGTTCATCTTATCATGTGTTACTTATTTTAATTCCACATTTGAGAAGATTTACCCGAACATGAAACATTATTGTCCTATTTTTTTGATCTGTGGGTCATAATTACTAATGCAATGGAGTTGGCTAATGTCAAAGAATGATCACCGTCTAACATAAAAATGCAACCAGTACTTCAGCACAAACTCCA
Above is a genomic segment from Sphaeramia orbicularis unplaced genomic scaffold, fSphaOr1.1, whole genome shotgun sequence containing:
- the LOC115416885 gene encoding von Willebrand factor A domain-containing protein 7-like isoform X1; translation: MFGSAVLCFLLLQTGVLAFHIDQDDSLNHQEITESAILSVTLQACRSLALSEGRDFSFPPQPYEAASVAQACRPGISSKSFAEVIELIQDKNVKVDKSLTFFSAKHHFDNELFNEGRALIIEGLGAVKASNREGNFQAARKRLGKILHSLQDFYSHSNWIEMGNKRPNTNLLRGGTSIGNIADRARATCRSCDGDDCTNNILEDVLRDKILTSGYFKLWTFFPRSKPAGKCSHGGFFDGTSRTEPKGGINKDKVDSSHGHLHFQAADVAIAATSELLEDVRRAAGDRVFLEMMGISTGKPLCFCIDTTGSMSDDIDAVKTVTSSIINSKAGTAEEPSIYILVPFNDPDFGPLIRTTNPTEFKTKINALTATGGGDAPEMALSGLQLALTGAPPNSEIFLFTDAPAKDRHLLNTVNALIERTKTVVNIMLTGIIGLRGERSTNHGQYQLSRMLSSDAQLFRDLAEASGGLAIEVSKSQLLEATSIVVESSSSTLVTLLKVARSSGGESGNFTFTVDDSVKNLTIYITGGIDKLTLTSPSGVSQEGTTGPLVTSSQFVGNFHTVRLIMQVGLWKMTLVSANAYTLKVVGQSPIDFFFTFVEPSRGLFGGFDTVDNRPRAGVNGTLMVTVTGSNSAIVTDVVLVESSGPGEVNGSVENQDGKTFLVHFDRIPSQAFVVLVKGQIGNSSSRLSSVRFQRQSTTSLKASSLSITADDSDGIIEPGTTFSVPFSVRTSGAGGTVNIQAVNDQGFTSTFPSTLVLESGDSANGTVNITAPVNTTSGTEVTLTIEAQTSDGSDANYVVLSLSVLKTVTDFTPPVCKLLTLQSNCSDGHNSSMWALTLQVTDGINGTGVDRISLRQGNGTLNTTLSPGDNNTIAVSYTAPCSSPTVELVVVDRVGNVDTCIYSVIVTTKTPMTTKPLTTMSQSQTTTSQSLTTTPQSTTSFSTRVVQSSLLCFTIVILSLGFNLPG
- the LOC115416885 gene encoding von Willebrand factor A domain-containing protein 7-like isoform X2 is translated as MFGSAVLCFLLLQTGVLAFHIDQDDSLNHQEITESAILSVTLQACRSLALSEGRDFSFPPQPYEAASVAQACRPGISSKSFAEVIELIQDKNVKVDKSLTFFSAKHHFDNELFNEGRALIIEGLGAVKASNREGNFQAARKRLGKILHSLQDFYSHSNWIEMGNKRPNTNLLRGGTSIGNIADRARATCRSCDGDDCTNNILEDVLRDKILTSGYFKLWTFFPRSKPAGKCSHGGFFDGTSRTEPKGGINKDKVDSSHGHLHFQAADVAIAATSELLEDVRRAAGDRVFLEMMGISTGKPLCFCIDTTGSMSDDIDAVKTVTSSIINSKAGTAEEPSIYILVPFNDPDFGPLIRTTNPTEFKTKINALTATGGGDAPEMALSGLQLALTGAPPNSEIFLFTDAPAKDRHLLNTVNALIERTKTVVNIMLTGIIGLRGERSTNHGQYQLSRMLSSDAQLFRDLAEASGGLAIEVSKSQLLEATSIVVESSSSTLVTLLKVARSSGGESGNFTFTVDDSVKNLTIYITGGIDKLTLTSPSGVSQEGTTGPLVTSSQFVGNFHTVRLIMQVGLWKMTLVSANAYTLKVVGQSPIDFFFTFVEPSRGLFGGFDTVDNRPRAGVNGTLMVTVTGSNSAIVTDVVLVESSGPGEVNGSVENQDGKTFLVHFDRIPSQAFVVLVKGQIGNSSSRLSSVRFQRQSTTSLKASSLSITADDSDGIIEPGTTFSVPFSVRTSGAGGTVNIQAVNDQGFTSTFPSTLVLESGDSANGTVNITAPVNTTSGTEVTLTIEAQTSDGSDANYVVLSLSVLKTVTDFTPPVCKLLTLQSNCSDGHNSSMWALTLQVTDGINGTGVDRISLRQGNGTLNTTLSPGDNNTIAVSYTAPCSSPTVELVVVDRVGNVDTCIYSVIVTTKTPMTTKPLTTTPQSTTSFSTRVVQSSLLCFTIVILSLGFNLPG